The Paenibacillus sp. FSL R7-0345 DNA segment AGCCGTCCTGGATCATTTCCCGGATAAGAAGATTCCGTTTATTCCTGCCTTTCCGGAGATCAACCGGATTGTCAATAACGGTAATCTTTATATAGACGGACAATTGGTTTCGGAAAGTGTGTTTGGACAGGACCCCTATGAACCGGTTACGGAAAGCAATATCCCGAAAAGGCTGCAGGATGAGGCTAATCTGGATAGTCAGTTGATCCGTGATGCTCAGATCGGTCAAGCCGGAGCGGGCCTGCTGCTGTTTGACAGTGAAACAGACGGGGACCTGCTGCAAATTATGACGATAATAAAGGAGCATCACCTTTCAGACATTACCATAGGCTGTGCCGGGTTTGCCAAAATCTTGGCAGATGCCGTTTTTTCAGACAGAATGACTCAAAAGGCTGTTATCAATGCACCGTTAATGGTCATTTGCGGATCTGTTAATCCTATTACAAAGCAGCAAATTGAGTATGCTGAACAGAAAAAATGTAAGCGTTATTCTCTAAGCCCCCGTCAGCTTCTGGAGCCTGACTATTGGGAGAGCCCGGAGGGGCAGGAATGTCTGGAGGCCTATCTTGAGGCCGTTATTGAAAGCGAATTAATAATCTTTGAAACGCTCGGTGATTATACGATGAACAGCTTGTCTGCATACGGAGCATCCCGCAACATTCTGCCTACCGAATTTCGTTTCAGGATAGCGCAGTCCCTGGGGAATTTGTCCAGACAGCTGCTGGACAGAAAGGTTAACCGGACGTTACTATTTACCGGCGGCGATACACTGTTTCAGTCGATGCAGGTCTTAAAGATCAGCCGGATCAAACCGCTGTATGAAATAAGCCAGGGTGTCGTATTATCCGAGATGATCTGGAAGGATCAGCCGGTTCAAGTGATTACCAAGTCCGGCGGTTTCGGGAATAAAGAGCTGTTTATAGAGCTGAATCAGAACATTATAGAGCAGGAGGAAAAGAAATGTTAACAGATTACAGTTTGAAAATGCCTAAAAATGTTTTCGCAGGCCAGCATGCACTGGAGCAGCTGGGAGCCATCCTGACAGCGGATATTAAGAAAGCCGTTATTTTTACAGACAAGGGTGTACTGAATGCCGGCTTAACAGGGATTCCGGAGCAGATTCTTGCAGACAAAGGGATTGCATACAGCATCATTTCTGAAATTCCTGCAGAGCCAAGCTATCTTCAGGCACAAGAGATCGTAGACCGGTTCAAAAACGAGCATGCTGATTTCATTATTGCAGTCGGCGGCGGCAGTGTAATGGATGTAGCCAAGCTCGCTTCCATTTTGGCAACAGATGCCTACACCGTGAAGGATCTGCTGGATAACCCGCTGCTTGCCCAAAAGCAGGTGCTGTCCCTGATGATTCCGACCACTGCCGGAACCGGTTCCGAAGCAACTCCAAACAGCATTGTGGCTGTACCGGAGCAAGAGCTGAAGGTCGGGATTGTCAATCCTGCAATGATTGCTGATTATGTCATTCTGGACGGCCGTTTAATTAAAAAATTGCCTAAGCACATCGCAGCAGCAACCGGAGTAGACGCCTTATGCCATGCTATTGAATGCTTTACCTCAGCTAAGGCTAACCCTTTTAGCGATACCTTTGCTCTGGAAGCCCTTGATTTGATTATGAATAATGTTATTGAAGCCTGTACCAATCCGGAAGCGCTTGAAGCGAAAAATAAGATGCTGCTTGGCTCATTCTATGCAGGTGTAGCAATTACTTCTTCAGGTACAACAGCCGTTCATGCGCTCTCTTATCCGCTCGGCGGCAAATATCACATTCCGCACGGGGTTTCAAATGCCATCCTGCTGACACCTGTAATGCGTTTTAATGAGCCGGCTATTCAGGAACAATTAGCACGAGCATATGACCGTGTAGTAAGAGGCGGTAACCATGAGCTGTCTACAGCTGAAAAATCCAGATTTATCATTTCTGAGCTTGAGAGGATTGTGGATGTTCTGGAGATTCCAACCAGCCTGAAGTCATTTAATGTACCGGAAAGTGATCTGGAGGGACTGGTTGAAGCCGGGATGCAGGTGACACGTCTCCTTGTTAACAATATGCGCGAAGTGACACCGGATGATGCAAGAAACATTTACAGGGAAGTACTATAGAGGGAGGAAATGAATATGGCAGAAGTTAAGGGCATTATCACACCTATTATTACACCAATGAATCCGGATGAAAGCGTTAATCATGAGGAGCTGCGAGTTCAGATTGACCGCTTGATTGATAACGGTGTACACGGGGTCTTTGTATTTGGAACTAACGGTGAAGGCTATATCCTGTCCGAAGAAGAAAAATGTGAAATTATGAAAACGACAGTGGAACAAGTGGCCGGCCGGATTCCTGTGTATGCTTCTACCGGGGTTAACAGTACACTCGATACCATCCG contains these protein-coding regions:
- a CDS encoding four-carbon acid sugar kinase family protein; amino-acid sequence: MLKLLVIADDFTGALDTGVQFANLGVKTMVTAEPVIDYGLLEDDLEVLVIDTESRYLSFADSYNIVSQIIEQSKQVQVPFIYKKVDSALRGNISSEIKAVLDHFPDKKIPFIPAFPEINRIVNNGNLYIDGQLVSESVFGQDPYEPVTESNIPKRLQDEANLDSQLIRDAQIGQAGAGLLLFDSETDGDLLQIMTIIKEHHLSDITIGCAGFAKILADAVFSDRMTQKAVINAPLMVICGSVNPITKQQIEYAEQKKCKRYSLSPRQLLEPDYWESPEGQECLEAYLEAVIESELIIFETLGDYTMNSLSAYGASRNILPTEFRFRIAQSLGNLSRQLLDRKVNRTLLFTGGDTLFQSMQVLKISRIKPLYEISQGVVLSEMIWKDQPVQVITKSGGFGNKELFIELNQNIIEQEEKKC
- a CDS encoding iron-containing alcohol dehydrogenase; protein product: MPKNVFAGQHALEQLGAILTADIKKAVIFTDKGVLNAGLTGIPEQILADKGIAYSIISEIPAEPSYLQAQEIVDRFKNEHADFIIAVGGGSVMDVAKLASILATDAYTVKDLLDNPLLAQKQVLSLMIPTTAGTGSEATPNSIVAVPEQELKVGIVNPAMIADYVILDGRLIKKLPKHIAAATGVDALCHAIECFTSAKANPFSDTFALEALDLIMNNVIEACTNPEALEAKNKMLLGSFYAGVAITSSGTTAVHALSYPLGGKYHIPHGVSNAILLTPVMRFNEPAIQEQLARAYDRVVRGGNHELSTAEKSRFIISELERIVDVLEIPTSLKSFNVPESDLEGLVEAGMQVTRLLVNNMREVTPDDARNIYREVL